From the genome of Burkholderia cepacia ATCC 25416:
TTTAATTCAATATCAGAATCAATACTTATAGAGTAAGCCCGATTTTCGACAATAAATTTATAGTTCTGCCTATTTTTCCCGGTAAGCATGCTAATAGAGACGCGACCTCCATCATCGCTACCACAATACTCAACCTTCACCGTAGATACAGCACCCACCGATGTTTCTATGCGAACCTCCTTCAGATCGCTATAAACACACCTCTCAGATGCAGACGATGGGGTAGAAAATATAAATGACAAAAAAATAACAATGAAAGATACTTGCAGAGCAGTCAATTTAGCCTTCATAGACACATCCCAATTCGCAACAAATTCTCCGCATCACTGAAGTGCATCGCAAATAACCTTCTTTGCCGTCTCAACCCGTGCTCGCCTTGCCGGGAACGTAGGGATATCGTAGCGATTGATCTTCATGGACACGGCATCTGAAGTCACCGCAGAGATTGTATCGGGGCTTTCAGGATCACATGCAGGGCTAATCTTTTTACCCATCCAGAACATCCCACCAACATCGATGGGGTTGTATTCATTTCCCGATTGGCGGGCCGAAATCCTCTGCGGATTATTTATCACGGCCGGGCGTATTGTTGATAGCCTCGGAGTGCTCCACCAACCATTGACACTCCACCAACTCGCGTCAAACGATGTGGCGTGCAACCAACCACGGTAAACCCAGTAGCTGGCATAGTTCGCCCGCCCGGTAATTTGCAGGCTGCCTCGCCCTCGAAATTTAATTCCATCGCCAGTCCCGCTTGGGGAGTACTCATTACCCAAGTCATTATTTATTTTTTCATAGCCTTGACTGGCCAAAAATTTCAAATAACCATCTGGCCCACGGAAATAATCAGCATCCGTTTCGTATTGGCGACTTGCAGAGGAATTTCCTTTCTCAGCCATCGTGCCTGACAGGCTGCCAGTTTCGTGCGCCATTTGCCCTATGAAATGACTTCTACGGATGGGACTTTCCCCTAGATACTTCCGCATGCAGAAATTTATCGGGATCAGAAAGCGGTCAACGTCAGCGCTTCTTGCATTCGGCAATGCTCTTGCCAGCTCAGTTTTACAAAGCCACCCGCATTTCTTGAAAACGTCGATAAACTTCATCGGATGAACGTGATAGTGCTCCTTCTCGAGTGTCAGCCCTTTCGCCACCGCGTCCTCCCAAAACGCCAAGGCATGGTGATGGCGCTTGAGCCTTTCATACGCCGGGTCGCCCAGACACACCGGGAACAGGATATTGGCGATCGGGTTCTGCCCTTCGACACCTTTCAGCCAGTCCCAGCGCTTGTCGAAGTCATCGCGCGCCCACTCGGAGGGCATCTTGACCACGCAGTAGCTCAAGCGCTCGCGCATTTCGCCGGTCTGCGCTTTAGCGTAGGCGCGAATCAGTCGACCACGATATTCGGTAGCGGCGTCGATGGCGGGGGCAGCGCCTTGCGCCACTTCGCCGGAGCCAGGCGAGTCCGGGACGGGGTGCTGCGTTGGGGAGCGGGGCTCGATCAGTTCGAGCAATTGCGTCGAGTCGCAGCGGCTATTGCCGTCGGTATCGTCATCGATAAAGGTCCAGCCCTGCCAGTGGGGAAAGTCGGCGTCGCTGTACACCTTGACACCCGCGCAGTTGAGGTCGACGAAGGCGGTCGCGTTCCCGTCGAGGGCGATCTTGCGGAAGTGCGGCAGGCGGCCCTCGTGCAGGTCCGAGGCAGCAGGCGCGTCGGGCCCAAGGATGCGTCCGAAGCGCAGCATCTCGTAGCCGGCGCTGGGGCATCCCGGGTAGGTGTCCACCGCAGTCTTGTAAAGGTTGTAGCCCCCTTTGGCCTCAGATTCGGTCCCCCTGCGCGCGCCGCCGATATCACGCGTGGTCACGGTAATATCGCCGCGCGCCTCGCTTAGGGTAACGATCAGTGCTTCCTTTGTTCGGCCGATCGGTCGCACGGTCCACTGCGCCCACACCTCGGCGGTCAGGTCATCGGGTGGCGTCGCGGCCGCGCCCCCGTAGACCGCAGGTATCCGGATAGTGCGTTGCGCGTCCGTGGGTAGTGGGAGCGGCTTCGTGGCTGACGCCATCGCAACTTGGTATGCGCCGGTGACTTTCGGCCACCACGTGCCGGCCTGCGCCTCTGTCTTGCCATTGAGCGCGAGAATGCGCGCCGGCGTTGTGCGGAAGCGTTGCGCGACGCTTTCGAGCGTGTCGTTAGCCGCACCCACGGTGGAGTTGAAGGCCCGCACCACATATTTCCGGATTTCGGTACGAGGATTGACCGAGTACAGGGGCGCGCCGGCGGGAACCACGATGTGCATGTCGCCCCAGACACAGCTGCGCCGCCCCTCGGCGACCTCCAGGTCGCCTTCGCTACGCCCCATTAACCGCTCCACGTTCGCTTTGTCTGCGACGATTTCGAAGTGGATACGGTTGGACTTGCCATAGATGTCGCCGGCCTTGCCGATGGGGTCCTTGCGATACACCTTGTCTCCGCTCTTCCAGTCCGCCTTCGCCACAGCGCTCAGGTGCTGGTAGATCGAATAGAACACCACCTCGACACCCTCGCCGATTTCGGTTCGGTGCTTGAGGATGACGACGCCGTTGCTGGTCCAGCCGGCGTAGTAGTAAAGAGGGTTGGCGTCGCGTTCTTCGCCGGTGGGCGTGGTCTTCGGTTTAGGGGCGCTGGGGCGCGCGTACACGATTTCGCCATCGGCGATAGCACGCACCGGCTCCGGATTCGCGTCGCCGCCCGGCGCCTCTAGATGCACGCCACCGTGCCAGCCGAACTGGTGACTGACGGGGAAGGCGCCTTTGCCGCTCTTTTCCCCCAGGCCGAATGTCCCGTCGTTCTGGTCGTCGGCGGTCCGCGGTTTGGGCACGCGCAAGAAAGGAAAGCTGATGAGCATAGGTGGGTTCCTGGAGGTTACTCGGAGAGCGGCAGGTCAGTCGGATCGGTGGGCTCGCCCGGCAGCAGGTTGCCGTCGATGCCGAAGCGATTGCCACGACCAATGCTGTCGCCTGTCAGCGGGCCCTTGAACCGTATCGCCACGGCGTCGAGGGTGATGCCGCAGTCGTCCAGCGTGATCGTGCCGCCGGGGCCGCGCAGGCGGATTACCTCGCCGGCTTGCAACTCAACGACCTTGGTGCGATGCCGAATGGCCTGCCCCGCCTCCAACTCGGCACGCCCCTGCACGCGCTGCGTCAGATGTCCGCCGATATCCATCGTGTGGTTAGCCGCCGTCTTGTCGCGACGATGGTTGCCGACTTCCTCGGTACGGTCCTTGCCCGTGTGGATCGTGTGGTTGCGACCAATGCTCAGGAAGTCGTCCTGCCCGATGTCGTGGCGACGGTCCTGCCCGATGGTGACCTGCTCGTCATGGCCGACCGTCTCCTTGCGG
Proteins encoded in this window:
- a CDS encoding peptidoglycan DD-metalloendopeptidase family protein, which gives rise to MLISFPFLRVPKPRTADDQNDGTFGLGEKSGKGAFPVSHQFGWHGGVHLEAPGGDANPEPVRAIADGEIVYARPSAPKPKTTPTGEERDANPLYYYAGWTSNGVVILKHRTEIGEGVEVVFYSIYQHLSAVAKADWKSGDKVYRKDPIGKAGDIYGKSNRIHFEIVADKANVERLMGRSEGDLEVAEGRRSCVWGDMHIVVPAGAPLYSVNPRTEIRKYVVRAFNSTVGAANDTLESVAQRFRTTPARILALNGKTEAQAGTWWPKVTGAYQVAMASATKPLPLPTDAQRTIRIPAVYGGAAATPPDDLTAEVWAQWTVRPIGRTKEALIVTLSEARGDITVTTRDIGGARRGTESEAKGGYNLYKTAVDTYPGCPSAGYEMLRFGRILGPDAPAASDLHEGRLPHFRKIALDGNATAFVDLNCAGVKVYSDADFPHWQGWTFIDDDTDGNSRCDSTQLLELIEPRSPTQHPVPDSPGSGEVAQGAAPAIDAATEYRGRLIRAYAKAQTGEMRERLSYCVVKMPSEWARDDFDKRWDWLKGVEGQNPIANILFPVCLGDPAYERLKRHHHALAFWEDAVAKGLTLEKEHYHVHPMKFIDVFKKCGWLCKTELARALPNARSADVDRFLIPINFCMRKYLGESPIRRSHFIGQMAHETGSLSGTMAEKGNSSASRQYETDADYFRGPDGYLKFLASQGYEKINNDLGNEYSPSGTGDGIKFRGRGSLQITGRANYASYWVYRGWLHATSFDASWWSVNGWWSTPRLSTIRPAVINNPQRISARQSGNEYNPIDVGGMFWMGKKISPACDPESPDTISAVTSDAVSMKINRYDIPTFPARRARVETAKKVICDALQ